In Chitinophaga nivalis, a single genomic region encodes these proteins:
- a CDS encoding SusC/RagA family TonB-linked outer membrane protein → MKTSKHVAGFLKIILSLSGLLFSLGSSAQTTANNPLQISGTVTSAADGQKIIGASVSLVAAKGVGAMTDPEGKFVIKIPAANQANVELLVSFMGFEKKQVKVNPGQTLVNVQLEVSSKALGELVVTALGIKKEKKALAYAVTEVRGSDFTQAREINIADGLTGKVAGVNASSTAGGPGSSSRVIIRGNGSLNGDNQPLYVVNGMPIDNTTQSSVASGNGAIGLNSDRGDGIAGINPDDIESLTVLKGGPAAALYGARASNGVILITTKKGVKQKGIGVDYNSTFTVETPAIIPDWQYEYGSGQNGQKPLSQADAINAGRLSWGAKMDGSNVIQFDGVSRPYEAQKRNIKNFYNTGTTFTNTVAVSGGNDMATYRVSLSDMNNHGLVPNQHLNKKIGAVSLAVNPAKNLSIEAYAQYNIEKAQNRSGVSDAPGNVNWGTYMLGNSIDIRSLDPGYDADGKEINWNPSGFASNPFFVINKFRNNDDRKRFIGNLSVKYNLLPNLFVRGRVNHDYINLNYTGIVPTGTAYAPKGFYQQYSTASTETNGELTVNYQGKLTRDLGITAMAGGNQRKSISDAVNLNGTDFFAPGFYDPSNVVSLSTTNVNLRQATNSLFGSVDLSFKDMLYLTVTGRNDWFSTLAPKNNNIFYPSVGASFLLSEAVKMPDFINFAKVRTSWAQVGGATPQPYGLYQSYTILSGGGHLGQPLQTPTQIPSQSGIGGSGLLQAPNPDLKPLLSTTLEAGIEARFLNNRLSADITFYSRKTTNDIMQAAISPASGYNYALLNVGEMSNKGIEVLLTGNPVKKKDFSWDVSYNMAYNKNEVLSLAEGISGLQLDVSVNSYAYIYAEKGKPYSTIKGFKVKKDAAGNTIYDKATGYEVKSELTDLGTGVSPFSAGITNNFRYKQFNLSFLIDGKFGGHVYSATNLYATRFGLSKITLPGREDGLTVNGVDTDGKPFSRTFTYGKDLQGYYDNYKNLSEKFVYDASFIKLRQVVLTYNLPVKAFAFTKLQAMSVSLVARNLLILYKNAPNIDPESTFSNSNAQGFEMFGVPRTRSYGVNLMVKL, encoded by the coding sequence ATGAAAACTAGCAAACACGTGGCTGGCTTCCTGAAAATAATACTGTCGCTCTCCGGCCTGCTGTTTTCTTTGGGAAGTTCCGCTCAGACCACTGCCAACAATCCGTTGCAAATTTCCGGCACGGTGACCAGCGCCGCCGACGGCCAGAAAATTATCGGAGCCTCCGTTTCGCTCGTCGCTGCCAAAGGCGTCGGCGCCATGACAGATCCGGAAGGTAAGTTTGTCATAAAAATTCCTGCAGCCAACCAGGCTAACGTAGAACTGCTGGTCAGTTTTATGGGCTTTGAAAAGAAACAAGTGAAAGTAAATCCAGGCCAGACGCTCGTCAATGTTCAATTGGAAGTGAGCTCAAAAGCCCTCGGAGAACTGGTGGTAACTGCCCTCGGTATTAAAAAAGAGAAAAAAGCACTGGCCTATGCCGTTACGGAAGTAAGAGGCAGCGACTTTACCCAGGCTCGTGAAATCAATATAGCAGATGGTCTTACCGGTAAAGTAGCCGGTGTGAATGCCTCCAGTACTGCCGGTGGCCCGGGTAGCTCCAGCCGCGTTATTATCCGCGGTAACGGTTCCCTGAATGGCGATAACCAGCCGCTGTACGTGGTAAACGGTATGCCCATCGACAACACCACCCAAAGCTCCGTAGCCAGCGGCAACGGCGCCATTGGTCTGAACAGCGACCGGGGTGATGGTATCGCAGGTATCAACCCGGATGACATTGAAAGCCTCACCGTACTGAAAGGCGGCCCTGCTGCCGCTTTGTACGGCGCCCGCGCTTCCAATGGCGTTATCCTCATCACTACCAAAAAAGGCGTGAAACAAAAAGGTATCGGGGTAGATTATAACTCCACCTTCACCGTGGAAACTCCCGCTATCATTCCTGACTGGCAATACGAATACGGCTCCGGACAGAACGGACAAAAACCACTGTCACAGGCAGACGCGATCAACGCCGGCCGCCTTTCCTGGGGTGCTAAAATGGATGGCAGCAATGTGATCCAGTTCGATGGCGTAAGCCGTCCGTATGAGGCACAGAAAAGAAATATCAAGAACTTCTATAACACCGGTACCACCTTTACCAACACGGTTGCAGTATCTGGTGGTAATGACATGGCTACCTACCGGGTATCCCTGTCAGACATGAACAATCATGGCCTGGTACCCAATCAGCATCTCAACAAAAAAATCGGGGCAGTAAGCCTGGCTGTGAATCCGGCTAAAAACCTGAGCATCGAAGCCTACGCCCAGTATAATATTGAGAAGGCGCAGAACAGAAGTGGTGTATCTGATGCTCCCGGTAACGTAAACTGGGGTACCTATATGCTGGGTAACTCCATAGACATCCGTAGCCTGGATCCAGGTTATGATGCTGATGGCAAGGAAATTAACTGGAACCCTTCCGGCTTTGCGAGCAACCCGTTTTTTGTGATCAACAAATTCCGGAATAACGACGATCGTAAACGCTTTATCGGTAACCTCAGTGTGAAATACAACCTGCTGCCCAACCTGTTTGTACGCGGCCGGGTGAACCACGATTACATTAACCTGAACTATACAGGTATTGTACCTACCGGTACCGCCTATGCGCCGAAAGGATTTTATCAGCAGTACAGCACTGCCAGCACAGAAACCAACGGTGAGTTAACCGTGAACTATCAGGGTAAATTAACCCGCGACCTGGGTATCACTGCGATGGCGGGTGGTAACCAGCGGAAGTCGATCTCCGATGCGGTGAACCTGAACGGTACCGACTTTTTTGCACCAGGATTTTATGATCCTTCCAATGTGGTAAGTTTAAGTACGACCAATGTAAACCTGCGTCAGGCTACCAACTCTCTGTTTGGTTCCGTGGATCTGTCTTTCAAAGACATGTTGTACCTGACTGTTACCGGCCGTAACGACTGGTTCTCTACACTGGCTCCGAAAAACAACAACATCTTCTATCCGTCTGTAGGCGCCAGCTTCCTGTTATCAGAAGCGGTGAAAATGCCGGACTTTATCAACTTTGCCAAAGTAAGAACTTCCTGGGCACAGGTAGGTGGCGCTACACCGCAACCTTATGGCCTGTACCAGAGCTATACCATTTTATCCGGTGGCGGTCACCTGGGACAACCCCTGCAAACACCTACGCAGATTCCTTCCCAATCCGGCATCGGTGGCTCCGGCTTATTGCAGGCGCCTAATCCGGACCTGAAACCGTTGCTGTCGACTACCCTGGAAGCAGGTATCGAAGCACGTTTCCTGAACAACCGCTTATCTGCAGACATCACATTCTACAGCCGTAAAACCACCAACGATATCATGCAGGCAGCGATTTCTCCTGCTTCCGGATATAACTACGCACTGCTCAACGTAGGTGAAATGAGCAACAAAGGGATTGAAGTATTGTTAACCGGCAACCCGGTGAAAAAGAAAGACTTCTCCTGGGATGTGAGCTATAACATGGCCTACAATAAAAATGAAGTACTGAGCCTGGCAGAAGGTATCAGCGGCTTACAGCTCGACGTGAGCGTAAACAGCTACGCCTATATCTATGCGGAGAAAGGTAAACCCTACAGCACCATCAAAGGTTTTAAAGTGAAGAAAGATGCAGCGGGTAATACCATCTACGATAAAGCCACCGGCTACGAAGTAAAATCAGAACTCACCGATCTGGGAACAGGTGTATCTCCTTTCTCTGCCGGTATCACCAACAATTTCCGTTACAAACAATTCAACCTGAGCTTCCTGATAGATGGTAAGTTCGGCGGACATGTATATTCTGCTACCAACCTGTATGCGACCCGTTTCGGTTTGTCTAAGATCACGTTGCCAGGCAGGGAAGATGGCCTCACAGTAAATGGTGTGGATACAGACGGAAAACCATTCTCCAGAACCTTTACCTATGGTAAAGACCTGCAGGGCTACTATGACAACTACAAAAATCTCTCTGAGAAATTTGTATACGATGCGAGCTTCATTAAACTGAGACAGGTAGTACTGACGTACAACCTACCTGTGAAAGCCTTTGCCTTCACCAAACTGCAGGCGATGTCCGTATCACTGGTAGCCAGAAATCTGCTGATCCTGTATAAGAACGCTCCGAACATCGATCCGGAATCTACTTTCAGCAATTCAAATGCACAGGGTTTTGAAATGTTTGGCGTACCACGTACCCGGAGTTATGGTGTTAACCTGATGGTAAAACTTTAG